From one Butyricimonas faecihominis genomic stretch:
- a CDS encoding PKD-like family lipoprotein: MLKYIYIGLISLLLAGVLNSCYEDKGNYSYNWVQDIDLTEVLKDTTVGRGHVLYLEVDLKKQVLGTEGKTEVANPEDYTFEWKVITGDGDVVLSTEKDLNETIDLASGVSYQVNYTVTEKKTGVSWITDFKLNVVEELKGGFIFMTEDADRKVDIEIYADDTEGNKVHRTGLLSGSGFPYLSGGANSIVYTNVKNWGGKRLWVATGEATGWLNMPDFSWEEKNMLRMIMLTPQPVSYTMKSMYYLSNQFMYFFTGEGNVHLLTSRSILSADVTYVNNKKFKAAPYYGGASSNAAILFDQDRGRFVSYAMKSGGFVTESCYDMNDESALPNSDLLYMQRVTNEGTVAIVKDEDGKYQRCQFSIEENPTGTFKGHLDQMEELKGNAAMIEGAEYTVIDWMNGFLYFSVGNKLYTYRKGIDECVEVNVPDVSFDAIVSLNVVTSGDYSSNIFVATYSEANGGKVYRLTPESTDSRNLTVEEVIDTEGAVKCITYW; encoded by the coding sequence ATGTTGAAATATATTTATATCGGGTTAATAAGTTTGTTGTTGGCAGGAGTACTGAATTCTTGCTATGAAGACAAAGGTAATTATAGTTATAATTGGGTGCAGGATATCGATTTGACAGAGGTATTGAAAGATACGACGGTTGGGCGTGGTCATGTGTTGTATCTTGAAGTCGACTTGAAAAAACAAGTTTTGGGAACGGAGGGTAAGACTGAGGTCGCTAATCCGGAGGATTATACTTTCGAATGGAAGGTTATCACGGGTGATGGAGATGTGGTGTTAAGTACTGAGAAAGATTTGAATGAGACGATAGACTTGGCGAGCGGGGTTAGTTATCAGGTAAATTATACGGTAACAGAAAAAAAGACAGGAGTATCTTGGATCACTGATTTTAAATTGAATGTGGTCGAGGAACTGAAAGGTGGATTTATCTTTATGACGGAAGATGCAGACCGTAAAGTTGATATTGAAATCTATGCAGATGATACGGAAGGAAATAAGGTTCATCGGACCGGTTTGTTGAGTGGTTCGGGATTCCCTTATTTGTCCGGAGGGGCAAATTCCATCGTTTATACAAACGTCAAGAATTGGGGCGGGAAAAGGCTATGGGTGGCTACCGGAGAGGCTACCGGTTGGTTGAATATGCCTGATTTTTCATGGGAAGAGAAGAATATGTTGCGTATGATTATGTTGACACCCCAGCCGGTTAGTTATACTATGAAGTCCATGTATTATTTGTCGAATCAATTTATGTATTTCTTTACCGGGGAGGGGAATGTGCATCTTTTGACTTCTAGGAGTATTCTTTCGGCTGATGTTACTTATGTGAATAATAAAAAATTCAAGGCTGCTCCTTATTATGGAGGTGCTAGTAGTAATGCGGCAATTTTATTTGATCAGGATCGGGGACGTTTTGTGTCCTATGCAATGAAGAGTGGTGGATTTGTTACAGAATCCTGTTATGACATGAATGACGAGTCGGCACTTCCGAATTCGGATTTGTTGTACATGCAACGGGTGACGAATGAGGGGACAGTAGCAATTGTGAAAGATGAGGATGGGAAATATCAGCGTTGTCAGTTTAGCATAGAAGAAAATCCGACGGGTACGTTCAAGGGACATTTGGATCAAATGGAAGAGTTGAAAGGTAATGCAGCCATGATCGAGGGGGCTGAATACACGGTTATTGATTGGATGAACGGTTTCTTGTATTTCTCTGTTGGTAATAAGCTATATACTTACCGAAAAGGAATTGATGAATGTGTAGAAGTTAATGTACCGGATGTGAGTTTTGATGCTATCGTTTCTTTGAATGTAGTTACGAGTGGTGATTATAGTTCGAATATTTTTGTTGCAACTTATAGCGAGGCGAATGGCGGAAAAGTGTATCGGCTTACTCCGGAGAGTACCGATAGCCGTAATTTGACCGTAGAGGAAGTGATTGACACGGAAGGTGCTGTAAAATGTATAACTTATTGGTAA
- a CDS encoding SusC/RagA family TonB-linked outer membrane protein — protein MKLTVFLILFGVLRLSADTYAQTDSISLDLSNATCKEALDAIKKQTKLDFFYNNQEINAVGKVSVRCQNVSLDEALRQVLGKNFTFRIVDNTVVIRPQETKPDPVQQRVAKGVVVDVQGLPLPGVTVLLKGTTLGTSTDMDGKFTLSFPNTAGTVLQFSFIGMKTTEVTFSGQAELKIVLEEETTQMDEVVVTGIFERKSESFTGSATTYKKEDLKMMGSQNILQSLKTLDPSFHITPNNEFGSDPNKLPDIDIRGKTSIVNLKEDYAVDPNQPLFILDGFEVDLQTIVDLNMERVASVTILKDAASTAIYGSRAANGVVVVETKRPAPGTLRLSYNGDLTVQMPDLSDYNMMNAAEKLEFEWLTGYYTKTSNEEYLVDRMNLYNQRLKNVQSGVDTYWLSEPVRTGFSHKHNMYVEGGDDAMLYGVGLSYNGTQGVMKQSGRDVLSFNIDLRYRKGKFSFDNKFTLDYTESQNAPQSFSVYVQTNPYYPKDYEGSVPKYLEESSVDGGFWSIKVENPLYNASLNYLDDAKEISFRNNFQMEWRPMDGIMARGRISLTKGNNKSEKFKSPFHTDFDETEKTERGSYTKSTTDRWGYDGDVTVTYGKLLGDVHQVNAVLGWNFSSTRLINDAFTAIGFPDDNVPNPAFANEYATESKPSYSESTTRSTSIYLNLNYAYNNRYLLDVNYRKDGSSVFGTNKRFTDSWSVGVAWNIHNEAFIGDWVNWLKLRFSVGNPGNQNFSAYKAYTTYVYNTNLQNAFGMGANVSGFGNPDLKWQKTMDYNLGLDLTVLNNRLKINTDVYWKDTDPMLVTTSIASSTGRDSYITNLGAQRTKGVSFNVVGTVMEKAEDRLNWSFSLNGRHQKQTYRNIGASLELLNDELKSTSLTRYRDGGSPTDIWAVRSAGIDPMTGSEIYIKKDGSYTFDYDINDEMVVGNTEPLLEGVFGTNLYYKGFSISAYFRYRIDADYFNTELYNRIENLKTTEMTTYNQDKRALYDRWQKPGDHAQYKKITSTVSDNETAPMTSRYVQKENTLSGESISLAYEFGEQKWLKKVFLKNMTIRANMNDVFRCSTIKAERGTSYPFARTVSFSVNMTF, from the coding sequence ATGAAATTAACCGTTTTTTTAATCCTCTTTGGTGTTTTGAGATTAAGTGCCGACACTTATGCTCAAACGGATAGTATTAGTCTCGATCTAAGTAATGCAACTTGTAAAGAAGCGCTTGACGCGATAAAGAAACAGACGAAACTGGACTTTTTCTACAACAATCAAGAAATTAATGCCGTGGGGAAAGTTTCGGTTCGTTGCCAGAATGTTTCCTTGGATGAGGCTTTGCGGCAAGTCTTGGGAAAGAATTTCACGTTCCGGATTGTTGATAACACGGTTGTTATCCGTCCGCAAGAAACGAAACCGGACCCCGTGCAGCAACGGGTTGCGAAAGGGGTCGTTGTGGATGTTCAAGGATTACCTTTGCCGGGGGTGACCGTTTTACTGAAAGGTACGACGTTGGGAACTTCGACAGATATGGATGGAAAATTCACTCTTTCTTTTCCTAATACGGCCGGTACGGTTCTGCAATTTTCTTTCATCGGAATGAAAACGACTGAAGTGACATTCTCCGGGCAGGCGGAGCTAAAAATTGTGTTGGAAGAGGAAACTACCCAAATGGACGAGGTGGTGGTGACCGGTATTTTCGAACGTAAATCCGAAAGTTTTACCGGTTCCGCGACGACATATAAGAAAGAGGATTTGAAAATGATGGGATCGCAAAATATTTTGCAGAGTTTGAAAACGCTGGACCCTTCTTTTCATATTACCCCGAACAACGAGTTCGGTTCCGACCCGAACAAATTGCCCGATATTGATATTCGCGGTAAAACGAGTATTGTCAATCTGAAAGAGGATTATGCCGTTGACCCGAATCAACCCTTGTTTATCTTGGATGGTTTTGAAGTAGATTTACAGACGATTGTCGATTTGAACATGGAGCGGGTGGCTTCTGTTACAATTTTGAAAGATGCTGCCTCCACGGCAATTTACGGTTCTCGTGCCGCTAATGGAGTGGTGGTCGTTGAAACTAAGCGTCCTGCCCCGGGAACCTTGCGTCTGTCTTATAATGGAGATCTCACGGTTCAGATGCCGGATCTCAGCGACTACAATATGATGAATGCCGCGGAGAAGTTGGAATTTGAGTGGCTGACGGGCTATTACACGAAGACCTCGAATGAAGAATATCTGGTCGATCGAATGAATCTTTACAACCAGCGGTTGAAAAACGTGCAGAGCGGGGTGGATACTTATTGGTTGAGTGAACCAGTCAGGACGGGGTTTTCTCATAAGCACAATATGTATGTCGAAGGGGGAGATGATGCTATGTTGTATGGAGTCGGGTTGAGTTATAACGGAACGCAGGGGGTGATGAAACAATCCGGACGTGATGTTTTGAGTTTCAATATTGATTTGCGTTACCGGAAAGGTAAATTCAGTTTTGATAATAAATTCACGTTGGATTACACGGAAAGTCAGAATGCACCGCAAAGTTTTTCGGTGTATGTACAGACAAATCCCTATTACCCGAAAGATTACGAGGGTTCCGTACCGAAGTATCTAGAAGAGTCTTCCGTGGATGGAGGTTTTTGGTCGATTAAAGTAGAAAATCCTTTGTACAATGCCAGCTTGAATTATTTGGACGATGCGAAAGAGATCTCTTTTCGTAATAATTTCCAGATGGAATGGCGTCCCATGGATGGGATCATGGCACGGGGAAGAATCAGTCTGACGAAAGGTAATAATAAAAGCGAAAAGTTTAAGTCTCCTTTCCATACTGATTTTGACGAAACGGAAAAGACGGAACGGGGTTCTTACACGAAATCAACAACCGATCGCTGGGGATATGACGGGGACGTGACCGTGACGTATGGAAAATTGTTGGGGGATGTACATCAGGTGAATGCCGTGTTAGGATGGAACTTTTCTTCTACACGTTTGATCAATGATGCTTTTACGGCCATCGGTTTCCCGGATGATAACGTTCCGAATCCCGCTTTTGCCAACGAGTATGCCACGGAAAGTAAACCGTCGTATAGTGAATCGACTACCCGTAGCACGAGTATCTATCTGAACTTAAACTATGCTTACAACAATCGGTATCTGTTGGACGTGAATTATCGTAAAGACGGATCTTCGGTATTCGGGACGAATAAGCGCTTCACGGATAGTTGGTCTGTCGGGGTGGCTTGGAATATTCATAATGAGGCTTTTATCGGGGATTGGGTGAACTGGTTGAAATTGCGTTTTTCAGTTGGTAATCCGGGAAATCAGAACTTCTCTGCCTATAAGGCCTATACGACTTACGTGTATAATACGAACCTGCAAAATGCTTTCGGGATGGGAGCTAATGTTTCCGGTTTCGGGAATCCCGATCTGAAATGGCAGAAAACGATGGATTATAATTTGGGATTGGATTTGACTGTGTTGAATAATCGTTTGAAGATCAATACGGATGTCTATTGGAAAGATACAGACCCCATGTTGGTAACTACTTCAATTGCCTCTTCCACGGGGCGTGATTCTTATATCACGAATCTGGGAGCGCAGCGTACGAAAGGAGTTAGTTTCAATGTTGTCGGAACTGTTATGGAAAAGGCGGAGGATCGTCTTAACTGGTCATTCTCTTTGAACGGGCGGCACCAGAAACAGACGTATCGTAACATCGGCGCGAGTTTGGAATTGCTGAATGACGAGTTGAAATCTACTTCCTTGACACGTTACCGGGATGGAGGTAGCCCGACTGATATATGGGCGGTTCGTTCTGCCGGTATAGACCCTATGACAGGATCGGAGATTTACATTAAAAAGGACGGGAGTTATACTTTCGATTATGATATAAATGACGAGATGGTGGTGGGAAACACGGAACCTTTGCTGGAAGGTGTGTTCGGTACCAACCTCTATTATAAAGGTTTTTCTATTAGTGCTTATTTCCGTTACCGGATTGATGCCGACTATTTTAACACGGAATTATATAACCGCATTGAAAATCTGAAGACAACGGAAATGACCACTTATAATCAGGATAAGCGTGCCTTGTATGATCGTTGGCAAAAACCGGGGGATCATGCTCAATATAAGAAAATCACTTCAACGGTTAGTGATAATGAAACTGCCCCGATGACTTCCCGCTATGTTCAGAAAGAGAACACGCTTAGCGGTGAGTCCATATCTTTAGCCTATGAATTCGGGGAACAGAAATGGTTGAAAAAAGTGTTTTTAAAGAATATGACGATACGTGCCAATATGAATGATGTTTTCCGTTGCTCTACCATTAAGGCAGAGCGGGGTACTTCTTATCCATTTGCACGGACTGTTTCTTTTTCTGTGAACATGACATTTTAA
- a CDS encoding TlpA family protein disulfide reductase, whose amino-acid sequence MKIKLGLIVCLLVSGVLHAQKPVTVECSVGEGVGTTIQLFGVDKGEKKVLASASYNQNGYYGFSFIPKYEGFYVVGDGRLYEYPLYLKAGDAVSLFMDKDTVYLTGKHNTAENKVLYEWVNLSKRVCEKSTYFMRVRNSTYEDFFPDFEALLAKTEPFCKSIKTKNTRFNELMKYFVGCELDRFALNFIYTPRSKHPSKEQRIAYYSTITDKNKFTDERVLEMPDGMKLLKSYMMFYCLENGKRGGELQEALSVIPSKKLQGELVVNQAKGFGRSYFEYLEFMEEAKKYVDAEQLKELEAKASALYEAKKGEKAIDFAYPDAEGNMHSLSDYKGKVVVVDVWATWCSPCRGELPHLKKLEKAMEGKDVVFIGVSVDEKKNYEKWKKFLVDEQLPGVQLFADGWSKITKDYKITGIPRFMVFAKDGSIVESQAPRPSDPSLQKMIESELQK is encoded by the coding sequence ATGAAAATAAAATTAGGATTGATTGTTTGTTTGCTGGTTTCTGGGGTGCTACACGCCCAGAAACCGGTAACTGTGGAATGTAGTGTCGGAGAAGGGGTAGGAACGACTATTCAGTTGTTCGGAGTGGATAAAGGAGAGAAAAAAGTGCTGGCAAGTGCTTCTTATAACCAAAATGGTTATTATGGTTTTAGTTTTATCCCGAAATACGAAGGTTTTTATGTCGTGGGGGATGGTAGGCTTTATGAATACCCGCTTTATCTGAAAGCGGGGGATGCCGTTTCACTTTTTATGGATAAAGATACGGTGTATCTGACGGGTAAACATAATACGGCTGAGAATAAGGTGTTGTATGAGTGGGTAAATCTTTCTAAACGGGTGTGTGAAAAATCGACATATTTCATGCGGGTACGTAATAGTACGTATGAAGATTTTTTCCCGGACTTTGAAGCCTTACTTGCAAAGACAGAACCGTTTTGCAAGAGTATTAAAACGAAAAATACTCGTTTCAACGAATTGATGAAATATTTTGTCGGCTGCGAGTTGGATCGGTTTGCATTGAATTTTATTTATACCCCGCGTTCCAAGCATCCTTCTAAAGAACAGCGTATCGCCTATTATAGTACCATTACGGATAAAAATAAGTTTACGGATGAGAGGGTTTTGGAAATGCCTGATGGAATGAAACTCTTGAAATCGTACATGATGTTTTATTGTTTGGAGAATGGGAAAAGAGGGGGAGAGTTACAGGAGGCTCTATCTGTCATCCCCAGTAAGAAATTGCAGGGTGAGTTGGTCGTGAATCAGGCGAAAGGTTTCGGGCGTTCTTATTTCGAATATTTGGAGTTTATGGAGGAAGCTAAAAAATATGTGGATGCCGAGCAATTGAAAGAGTTGGAAGCTAAGGCTTCTGCCCTCTACGAGGCCAAGAAGGGGGAGAAAGCAATAGATTTTGCCTATCCGGATGCCGAAGGTAATATGCACTCTTTGTCCGACTATAAGGGGAAAGTAGTCGTGGTTGATGTATGGGCAACTTGGTGTTCGCCTTGTCGGGGAGAATTACCGCACTTGAAGAAACTGGAGAAAGCGATGGAAGGTAAGGATGTTGTTTTTATCGGGGTATCTGTTGACGAGAAGAAGAATTACGAGAAATGGAAAAAATTCTTGGTAGATGAGCAATTGCCCGGGGTTCAATTGTTTGCCGATGGATGGAGTAAGATAACGAAAGATTATAAGATTACGGGTATTCCCCGCTTTATGGTTTTTGCCAAGGATGGCAGTATCGTGGAATCTCAAGCTCCACGTCCTTCCGATCCTTCTTTACAGAAAATGATCGAGAGTGAACTTCAGAAATAA
- a CDS encoding FecR family protein, producing the protein MEKEQLHKKLDDFLSGSNKEKVDKELFSLLVRMDECRKKATPPDKDRMWEQVCRTLKHSRRRELVRRWVVAAAIVMPLTVGIWFYGHHSNEVVPMSENVGKRHQVSLTLNDGRVLQVQQWSGDSVIQESGTGILVSAGQQMIYQAENVQLEEEIFNTLSVPRSTEYQVQLSDGTRVWLNSESELRYPVDFVGTERKVFLKGEAYFQVAKDATKPFRVMVNDMQVEALGTEFNINAYRDDDCLRTTLAEGKVRVSYPDTRQECILVAGEQAVLKEGVITTGQVNVDDIIAWKKGRFVFSDMSLEAIAHQLERWYDVEIRFDDTVAKYYRFTGVMKRYNELEQVLGLIEETTNVRFKVEGQQVKVFRNL; encoded by the coding sequence ATGGAGAAAGAACAGTTACATAAGAAGTTGGATGATTTCTTGTCGGGTAGTAACAAGGAAAAAGTGGATAAGGAATTATTCTCTCTACTGGTCCGTATGGATGAGTGCCGGAAAAAGGCCACTCCACCGGATAAGGATCGTATGTGGGAACAGGTTTGCCGGACGTTGAAACATTCTCGGAGAAGAGAGCTGGTGCGAAGATGGGTGGTGGCGGCAGCCATCGTGATGCCCCTGACTGTCGGTATCTGGTTTTATGGTCATCATTCCAACGAGGTCGTTCCGATGTCGGAGAACGTGGGAAAACGTCATCAAGTATCGCTTACCTTGAATGACGGGCGAGTGCTTCAGGTGCAACAATGGAGTGGCGATTCGGTAATTCAAGAGAGCGGAACCGGGATTTTGGTGAGTGCCGGGCAACAGATGATTTATCAGGCGGAGAACGTGCAGTTGGAGGAAGAGATCTTTAACACGTTGAGTGTTCCCCGTTCCACGGAGTATCAGGTGCAATTGTCCGACGGGACGCGGGTATGGTTGAATTCGGAATCGGAATTACGTTACCCGGTTGATTTTGTCGGTACGGAACGCAAGGTTTTCCTTAAAGGAGAGGCTTATTTCCAAGTGGCGAAAGATGCCACGAAACCTTTCCGGGTGATGGTGAACGATATGCAGGTGGAGGCTTTGGGAACCGAATTTAATATCAATGCTTATCGGGATGACGATTGTTTGCGTACGACTTTGGCTGAAGGGAAAGTTCGGGTGTCCTATCCGGATACTCGTCAGGAATGTATTCTTGTAGCGGGGGAACAGGCTGTTTTGAAGGAAGGGGTGATCACGACCGGACAAGTAAATGTTGATGATATTATTGCTTGGAAGAAGGGGCGTTTCGTGTTTAGCGATATGTCTTTAGAGGCTATTGCCCATCAATTGGAGCGCTGGTATGATGTGGAGATTCGTTTTGATGATACGGTGGCGAAATATTATCGCTTTACCGGGGTTATGAAACGATATAACGAGCTGGAACAGGTGTTGGGATTAATCGAGGAGACGACTAATGTCAGGTTCAAGGTGGAGGGACAACAGGTGAAAGTATTTCGTAATTTATAA
- a CDS encoding RNA polymerase sigma factor translates to MPDELILFEKMQRGDTSALEYFFREYTDMLYYRAFGFVKDNLVAEDIVQEVFIRFWQLRKNLKITDSVPGYLCKAVDHRCQNYLEHLKVKHHYEESQRWEIMEEEVPEDEEELNIMRERLNVFVDSLPEKCREIFILACIEGLKYKEVAERLDVSVNTVKTQLKSAYSKLRTEFNEKDLEIIALLIFLGYM, encoded by the coding sequence ATGCCAGATGAGTTGATCCTTTTCGAAAAAATGCAACGGGGAGATACCTCCGCTTTGGAGTACTTTTTTCGAGAGTACACGGATATGTTGTATTATCGTGCGTTTGGTTTTGTAAAGGATAATTTGGTTGCGGAGGACATCGTGCAGGAGGTTTTCATTCGTTTCTGGCAATTGCGGAAAAATTTAAAGATAACGGATTCTGTTCCCGGCTATCTGTGTAAGGCCGTGGATCATCGTTGCCAAAATTATTTGGAGCATTTGAAAGTGAAGCATCATTACGAGGAAAGTCAGCGGTGGGAGATCATGGAGGAAGAAGTTCCGGAAGATGAAGAAGAGTTGAATATCATGCGGGAACGCTTGAACGTGTTTGTTGACTCGTTGCCGGAGAAGTGCCGGGAGATATTTATTCTGGCCTGTATTGAGGGGTTGAAGTATAAGGAAGTGGCGGAAAGATTGGATGTTTCTGTTAATACGGTCAAAACGCAATTAAAAAGTGCTTATAGTAAATTGCGGACCGAATTCAATGAAAAGGATTTGGAAATCATTGCATTACTTATTTTCTTAGGATATATGTGA
- a CDS encoding DUF4843 domain-containing protein has protein sequence MKQILIFLGIVLLCWSCEEDKLDLYKGSDSIYFCYPKVTSGVSNVYMDTTVFSFAMYNVPDTIVRLSVRALGDMVDRDRAFKVKIESATAVAGTNYDELQSEYILPKDSVYGEIPIHIYREGLGDATVSIELRLVSNEYFLQNIPQKIVDKDTIDVTRHVLMFTSKLTKPSMWMESFLGYFSEAKFNFFNQEMGFEATDWFSSDNEIKSSIGNKILIANVYFANYLNAIIEAGDPTQMPQDPENTNEADKGYMTFPGVEIPEDWPVASELNTNN, from the coding sequence ATGAAACAAATATTGATATTTTTAGGAATTGTTTTGCTTTGCTGGAGTTGTGAAGAAGACAAATTGGATTTGTATAAAGGTTCGGATAGCATTTATTTCTGTTACCCGAAGGTGACTTCTGGTGTGTCTAACGTGTATATGGATACAACGGTCTTTTCTTTTGCCATGTATAATGTGCCGGATACGATTGTTAGATTGTCTGTCAGGGCTTTAGGGGATATGGTTGACCGTGACCGTGCATTTAAGGTGAAAATTGAGAGTGCGACGGCTGTGGCCGGAACGAATTATGACGAGTTACAATCTGAGTATATCTTGCCTAAGGACAGCGTGTACGGGGAAATTCCTATTCATATTTACCGGGAAGGCTTGGGAGATGCTACGGTTTCTATCGAGTTGCGCTTGGTTTCCAATGAATATTTCCTGCAAAATATACCCCAGAAAATTGTGGACAAGGATACTATCGATGTTACTCGTCACGTGTTGATGTTTACGAGTAAACTAACTAAACCGTCCATGTGGATGGAATCTTTTTTGGGATATTTCTCTGAGGCAAAATTTAATTTCTTTAATCAGGAAATGGGATTTGAGGCTACCGATTGGTTTAGTTCGGATAATGAAATAAAAAGTAGTATTGGCAATAAAATATTAATAGCGAATGTTTATTTCGCCAATTACCTGAATGCGATTATAGAGGCCGGAGATCCGACGCAGATGCCTCAAGATCCGGAAAATACGAATGAAGCGGATAAGGGATACATGACGTTCCCCGGTGTGGAGATACCGGAAGATTGGCCTGTTGCATCTGAATTGAATACAAACAATTAA
- a CDS encoding RagB/SusD family nutrient uptake outer membrane protein has protein sequence MRKTIIILTILAGGLFFGGCNSWLDVKPYDSMAEDQLYSTENGIQRALNGLYLSLASNDLYAENLGGGAIDVLGQRYKLSSGHTYYDLNEYNYTNDGPKGTFEAIWKAAYKLIADCNEFLEKVPEHQDLMSQANYRMSMGEALAIRTLLHFDMFRIFGPVYSEANKKESSIPYYNMVTDVTQPILPADELVEHLFADIDSAIVLLSEDVILTEGIVKDEDFWDYRNLRLNYYAVWALKARMCWYLGDEYADEAYRIATTLLEGKDPKTNEANNFNTAFTPVSQTVAVKDRVFFCEELFALHNMKRTTMYKELFSSDLEDDNILLSTESYINKLYDEPNDYRKHSWEVATGRQTSGLMVFVKYAEQTENRSDPYLYEIQSMLRLSELYLIAAATTNDDAVASSWLEKLRMIRGYQSGMVGTDVQTTLRQEWEKEFYGEGQYYYYLKRNGITSVSGPNGSKKPNYIIPLPESETDNRRD, from the coding sequence ATGAGAAAAACGATTATTATATTGACAATTCTGGCGGGAGGTTTATTCTTCGGGGGCTGTAATAGCTGGTTGGATGTGAAACCTTACGACTCGATGGCAGAAGATCAGCTTTATTCCACGGAGAACGGGATACAGCGAGCGTTGAACGGCTTGTATTTGAGTCTTGCATCGAATGACCTGTATGCGGAGAATTTGGGAGGTGGTGCTATTGATGTGTTGGGGCAACGGTATAAGTTGTCCAGCGGGCATACGTATTACGATTTAAATGAATATAATTACACGAATGACGGACCGAAGGGAACCTTTGAAGCGATTTGGAAGGCGGCTTATAAATTGATAGCGGATTGTAATGAGTTTCTGGAAAAGGTACCCGAACATCAAGATTTGATGTCACAAGCCAATTACAGAATGTCGATGGGAGAGGCTTTGGCTATTCGTACTTTGTTGCATTTTGATATGTTTCGAATTTTCGGGCCGGTGTACTCTGAGGCGAATAAGAAAGAATCCTCCATCCCTTATTACAATATGGTGACGGATGTCACGCAGCCTATTCTTCCGGCAGACGAGTTGGTTGAACATTTATTCGCGGATATTGATTCGGCTATCGTGCTTTTGTCTGAGGATGTGATTTTGACAGAGGGTATTGTCAAAGATGAAGATTTTTGGGATTATCGTAACCTGCGTTTGAATTATTATGCCGTGTGGGCGTTAAAAGCCCGTATGTGCTGGTATTTAGGAGATGAATATGCAGATGAAGCATACCGGATTGCAACAACCTTGTTGGAAGGCAAAGATCCGAAGACTAACGAGGCGAATAATTTTAATACGGCCTTTACTCCGGTTTCGCAAACAGTCGCGGTAAAAGATCGGGTTTTCTTCTGTGAGGAGTTATTTGCCTTACATAACATGAAACGTACGACTATGTATAAAGAGTTATTTAGTTCCGATTTGGAAGATGATAATATTTTATTGTCAACCGAGAGTTATATAAATAAACTTTATGATGAACCGAATGATTATCGTAAGCATTCTTGGGAGGTGGCTACCGGGCGGCAGACTTCCGGTTTGATGGTATTTGTGAAGTATGCAGAACAAACGGAAAATAGAAGTGATCCTTATTTATATGAAATTCAGTCAATGTTACGATTGAGCGAGCTTTACTTGATTGCCGCGGCGACAACAAATGATGATGCGGTGGCTTCTTCTTGGTTGGAGAAATTGCGTATGATTAGAGGGTATCAGTCAGGAATGGTGGGGACGGATGTTCAAACAACGTTACGGCAGGAGTGGGAGAAGGAATTTTATGGAGAAGGACAATATTATTACTACTTAAAACGTAATGGTATTACTTCTGTTTCCGGCCCTAATGGCTCCAAGAAACCCAATTATATTATTCCATTACCTGAGAGTGAAACTGATAACAGACGAGATTAA
- a CDS encoding MmcQ/YjbR family DNA-binding protein → MDIVELRELCLSFPHTTEEFPFDETTLVFKVFNKMFCCTDIMPFEWIAVKCDPDWAIELREKYPEITSAYHFNKKYWNGINMHGTLSDKFIEELIEHSYREVIQKLPKSFVKENFPEFSLTESNRGK, encoded by the coding sequence ATGGACATCGTAGAACTCCGGGAGCTATGCCTCTCTTTTCCTCACACGACCGAAGAATTTCCTTTTGACGAAACCACGTTAGTCTTTAAGGTTTTCAACAAAATGTTTTGCTGCACGGACATCATGCCATTCGAATGGATTGCCGTGAAATGTGACCCGGACTGGGCCATCGAATTACGGGAAAAATACCCGGAGATCACTTCTGCCTACCACTTCAACAAGAAATACTGGAACGGGATAAATATGCACGGCACCCTGTCCGACAAGTTCATTGAAGAACTCATTGAACACTCGTACCGGGAAGTTATCCAAAAACTTCCGAAAAGCTTTGTAAAAGAGAATTTCCCGGAGTTTTCACTCACGGAATCCAATCGGGGGAAATAA